A window of Candida orthopsilosis Co 90-125, chromosome 8 draft sequence contains these coding sequences:
- a CDS encoding mitochondrial outer membrane protein membrane fission effector, whose translation MFGSVYPALEELKQPLSEDQLKVLRNQLKAEEPKPSPLTQFNYAWGLLKSPTRKHQQEAVVILTSLYKKEPSMRREVLYYLSLGSFKLGDYTNAKRYVESLLKSEPDNTQALTLLDNINDKVAQEGLIGIGVAGGVLAVGVGIIGALVRRNRK comes from the coding sequence ATGTTTGGATCAGTATATCCAGCTTTGGAAGAGCTAAAACAACCACTTTCGGAGGATCAGTTGAAGGTGCTCCGTAACCAACTCAAAGCAGAGGAACCTAAACCATCGCCACTAACACAATTCAATTATGCTTGGgggttgttgaaatcaccAACGCGAAAACACCAACAGGAAGCAGTGGTGATACTCACATCCTTATACAAGAAAGAACCATCCATGAGAAGAGAAGTGTTGTATTATTTGAGTTTGGGATCTTTCAAGTTGGGTGATTATACCAATGCCAAACGTTATGTTGAGAGCTTATTGAAATCAGAACCAGACAACACACAAGCATTGACTTTATTGGATAATATAAATGACAAAGTTGCACAAGAGGGCTtgattggaattggtgTTGCAGGTGGTGTGTTGGCGGTGGGAGTAGGAATCATCGGCGCGTTGGTTAGAAGAAATAGGAAATAG
- a CDS encoding Tad1 protein (S. cerevisiae homolog TAD1 has tRNA-specific adenosine-37 deaminase activity, has role in tRNA modification and localizes to nucleus): MNHELGNDIATTVVKQFNRLQIKSGKPTTRSNGVKEWTVLASVVAVTNNEIIPITLATGVKVLPDKVRSYSHGGMVHDMHAEVLALRLFNYFLLEEASNAQSKWVMRHRSKFKFQQNVKLALFVSEPPCGDLSMNYLSSSFDSRETWSSTAADGFHRGRNNFDQLGVVRTKPGRTDSLISYSKSCSDKLCLKQLTGVCNATTSHIFEPVYLNYLVINKVDPADFNRCFRDRFQVGQDVHYIELLTYDNDDYKFHKSDDKEPSPLSLLSIMPHNFHQVLNNGVKNGASIKNKAPKPGGQSIISNKNFMQKLTYLCQISQPSYNSFKMSNIKRQTLKFKGQELLQNWKHTSIDDFSL; encoded by the coding sequence ATGAACCATGAATTGGGAAACGATATAGCAACAACTGTTGTCAAACAGTTCAATAGGTTGCAAATAAAGTCAGGAAAGCCAACAACACGTTCAAATGGTGTCAAGGAGTGGACAGTACTAGCCAGTGTTGTTGCTGTAAccaacaatgaaatcatACCCATCACTTTGGCAACTGGAGTAAAGGTGTTACCAGATAAGGTTCGAAGTTATTCACATGGAGGGATGGTCCATGACATGCATGCGGAAGTCTTGGCATTGAGGCTTTTCAACTACTTCCTCTTGGAGGAAGCATCAAATGCCCAATCAAAATGGGTTATGAGGCATCGCAGTAAGTtcaagtttcaacaaaatgtgAAATTGGCGTTATTTGTTAGTGAACCGCCATGTGGTGATCTTTCGATGAACTACTTATCGTCATCATTCGACTCTAGGGAGACTTGGTCCTCTACAGCAGCGGATGGTTTTCATAGAGGTCGCAACAACTTTGACCAATTGGGTGTGGTGAGGACTAAACCGGGGAGGACAGATAGTCTTATCTCTTACTCAAAGTCGTGTTCGGATAAGCTATGTTTGAAACAACTTACTGGGGTATGCAATGCAACAACATCGCATATTTTTGAACCCGTTTATTTGAATTACTTGGTGATCAACAAAGTGGATCCAGCCGACTTTAACCGATGCTTTCGAGACCGCTTTCAAGTTGGCCAGGACGTGCATTACATAGAGCTTCTTACAtatgataatgatgattaCAAATTTCACAAGTCAGATGATAAAGAGCCATCTCCGCTCTCATTGTTGTCCATTATGCCTCACaattttcatcaagtgTTGAACAACGGAGTCAAAAATGGGGCATctatcaaaaacaaagctCCCAAGCCAGGAGGCCAGAGCATCATAAGCAACAAGAACTTCATGCAGAAGTTAACCTATCTTTGTCAAATAAGCCAACCAAGCTACAACCTGTTCAAAATGTCCAATATAAAGCGACAGACCCTCAAGTTCAAAGGTCAAGAATTGCTacaaaattggaaacaTACGTCCATTGACGACTTTAGTTTATAG
- a CDS encoding D-ribulose-5-phosphate 3-epimerase produces the protein MVKSIISPSILASDFANLGCNCKKVVDTGDVDWLHLDVMDGHFVPNISFGAPVIESLRKQFPRDNGKPIVFDCHMMVSDPEQWIEDIAKAGGDSYTFHYEATKDPAAVITKIKKHGLKAAMGIKPNTPVEAVYPYANDLDMVLVMTVEPGFGGQKFMQDMMPKVETLREKYPHLDIEVDGGLGRETVRPAAYAGANVIVAGTSVFKAEDPKEVTSFLKQTVDESILSREK, from the coding sequence ATGGTCAAGTCTATTATTTCGCCATCAATTCTTGCATCAGATTTTGCCAACTTAGGTTGCAATTGTAAGAAGGTCGTTGACACAGGAGATGTCGACTGGTTACACTTGGATGTCATGGATGGACACTTTGTCCCCAACATTTCATTTGGTGCTCCAGtaattgaaagtttgagAAAACAATTCCCAAGAGATAATGGCAAACCAATTGTATTCGATTGTCACATGATGGTTTCAGATCCTGAACAATGGATTGAAGATATTGCTAAAGCTGGAGGTGACTCTTACACTTTTCACTACGAGGCAACTAAAGACCCAGCGGCTGTTATCACCAAGATCAAGAAACATGGCTTAAAAGCTGCCATGGGTATCAAACCAAACACACCAGTTGAGGCTGTTTATCCATATGCAAATGACTTGGATATGGTATTAGTCATGACAGTCGAACCTGGATTTGGAGGACAAAAATTTATGCAGGATATGATGCCAAAAGTGGAAACATTGAGAGAAAAATATCCCCATTTGGacattgaagttgatggtgGGTTGGGTAGAGAGACTGTGAGGCCAGCTGCATACGCCGGTGCAAATGTTATTGTTGCTGGGACCTCCGTTTTCAAAGCTGAAGATCCAAAGGAGGTGACTctgtttttgaaacaaaccGTTGATGAAAGTATATTATCTAGAGAAAAGTAG
- a CDS encoding Alb1 protein (S. cerevisiae homolog ALB1 has role ribosomal large subunit biogenesis and localizes to ribosome, cytoplasm, nucleus): protein MAGRNAINKPKIKMLAHSHAKSLSRKRSLRNTVQTKSSTSRYAPRGSTAPRPTDSKAVALYTGETPASSSVMTTNTLSKKRAKKIARNHKYLTKKQEGDISMSIDNDLKNTKLEQAKKALWSLIESREKNGPVVVADAEGTTLGIQSF from the coding sequence ATGGCCGGAAGAAATGCCATAAATAAACCAAAGATTAAAATGTTGGCCCATAGTCATGCCAAATCGCTAAGCAGAAAGAGATCTCTCAGGAATACAGtccaaacaaaatcatccaCGTCACGCTACGCTCCAAGAGGGTCTACAGCTCCAAGGCCAACTGATTCAAAGGCTGTTGCTTTATATACGGGAGAAACACCAGCATCAAGCTCAGTAATGACTACAAATACATTATCCAAGAAAAGGGCGAAAAAGATTGCTAGAAATCACAAGTACCTCACCAAGAAACAAGAAGGGGATATTCTGATGAGTATTGACAATGACTTGAAAAACACGAAATTGGAACAGGCTAAGAAAGCTTTGTGGAGCTTGATAGAACTGCGTGAAAAGAATGGCCCAGTGGTAGTTGCTGATGCCGAGGGGACTACCTTGGGAATCCAGTCgttttga
- a CDS encoding Vps70 protein (S. cerevisiae homolog VPS70 has role in protein targeting to vacuole), whose translation MDEKFEVKHTQYVSKKRTSPLLKVLAWVSAIGLVFYFNIFNTPFFRSSNNPELDPEQVILDSLKVNLASDWSKKYTAEPHLAGTNYGLVEWTETKFKEFGFETTIDPYEILVSYPKDHDLKLLDSKGEIIYTAPLKEDVIDEDSTTHNDTIPTFLGYAANGNVTGQYIYANYGTKKDFELLKENGIDVKGKIVVVRYGKIFRGLKVKFAQDLGAIGVLIYSDPGDDYGLTPANGYDQYPKGPARQESSVQRGSVQFLGGEGAAPGDPTTPGYPSKPDAERKDPHDSIGNIPVLPISYREVKPILHKLNKHGVKIDGFKGELEGFDYSTGPSKYELNLYNEQDYKITTLWNVYGEIKGEKSNEVIIVGNHRDAWIKGGAGDPNSGSASLLEVARALGDLKRAGHKFKRTIVLQSYDGEEYGLLGSTEQGEYFAKKYQREVVAYLNVDVSVSGKNLKLESSPVLNDLIFETAKKLEYPEGGSLYEHYVKSHKGEHIPTLGSGSDYTVFLEHLGIPSLDFGFVGGKGDPIYHYHSNYDSYHWMEKFGDKKFVYHNLAAKYLALLTLGLSEREVIHFNLHDYAKGLLEYYKATIRSVPKKWFDKKVEGHDRQFDLDEYNYIDDITQGHFSYPICKPMQLGLTNANAHHPHHHHNKTLGDLIHHTHHQLKFLANSTEKYDFESKELQKSHDLYDELPLWKKIKLHFQIKAHNKGLQYFERNFLHSKGLHKRPWFKHIVFASGRFTGYAGQNLPGLNEAIEDGDFDRFVDWLQIFESTVSRVANILLH comes from the coding sequence aTGGATGAGAAATTCGAAGTGAAGCATACCCAGTATGTGTCAAAGAAGAGAACAAGCCCTTTGTTAAAAGTGTTGGCTTGGGTGTCGGCAATTGGACTTGTGTTTTACTTTaacattttcaacaccCCATTCTTTAGAAGCAGCAATAATCCCGAACTCGACCCGGAGCAAGTTATTTTGGACTCACTTAAAGTAAACTTAGCCTCCGACTGGTCAAAAAAGTATACAGCTGAACCCCATTTGGCTGGAACTAACTATGGCTTAGTAGAATGGACAGAAACAAAGTTTAAGGagtttggatttgaaaccaCAATTGATCCTTATGAGATTTTAGTTAGCTACCCAAAAGAtcatgatttgaaattgctcGACTCCAAAGGCGAAATTATATACACTGCGCCATTAAAAGAGGACGTCATCGATGAAGACTCAACCACTCATAATGACACTATTCCCACATTTTTGGGCTATGCAGCAAATGGAAATGTTACAGGCCAGTACATTTATGCCAATTATGGTACCAAGAAGGATTTTGagcttttgaaagaaaatggtATTGATGTTAAAGGAAAGATCGTTGTTGTTCGTTATGGCAAAATTTTCCGTGGATTGAAAGTCAAATTTGCTCAAGATCTAGGAGCTATCGGTGTTTTGATTTACTCTGATCCGGGTGACGATTATGGGTTGACTCCTGCCAATGGGTACGATCAATACCCTAAGGGTCCTGCTAGACAAGAAAGTTCTGTTCAACGTGGAAGTGTTCAGTTTCTTGGAGGAGAAGGAGCTGCACCTGGTGATCCAACTACCCCAGGATACCCATCCAAACCTGATGCTGAGAGAAAAGATCCTCATGATAGCATTGGTAATATACCTGTTTTGCCCATTTCATACCGTGAAGTCAAACCAATTTTGcacaaattgaataaacaTGGTGTCAAAATTGACGGTTTCAAAGGCGAATTAGAGGGATTCGACTACTCTACAGGGCCTTCAAAGTACGAGTTGAACTTGTACAATGAACAAGACTACAAGATCACTACTTTGTGGAATGTTTATGGCGAAATCAAAGGCGAAAAGTCCAACGAGGTGATTATTGTTGGAAATCATAGGGATGCTTGGATCAAGGGAGGTGCCGGTGACCCAAATAGTGGCTCGGCATCGTTATTGGAGGTGGCTCGTGCATTAGGAGATTTAAAGAGGGCTGGACACAAATTCAAGAGAActattgttttgcaaagtTATGATGGAGAAGAGTACGGATTGTTGGGTTCAACCGAGCAGGGTGAATACTTTGCCAAGAAATACCAACGCGAGGTAGTTGCTTACTTAAATGTGGATGTTTCAGTCAGTGGGAAGAACTTGAAGTTGGAATCTTCGCCAGTGTTGAACGATTTAATCTTTGAAACCGCTAAAAAGTTGGAGTACCCGGAAGGAGGCAGCTTGTATGAACATTATGTAAAGAGCCATAAGGGTGAACACATCCCAACTTTGGGCAGTGGGTCTGATTACACTGTCTTTTTAGAGCACTTGGGTATTCCATCacttgattttggttttgttggtggtaAAGGTGATCCAATATACCATTACCATTCAAACTATGACTCCTACCATTGGATGGAAAAATTTGGCGACAAAAAGTTTGTCTACCACAATTTAGCAGCCAAGTATTTAGCTTTGTTAACATTAGGTTTGAGTGAGAGAGAGGTCATTCATTTTAACCTCCATGACTATGCAAAAGGGTTATTGGAGTACTACAAAGCGACTATCCGTAGTGTCCCAAAGAAATGGTTTGACAAAAAGGTTGAGGGACATGATAgacaatttgatttggatgagTACAACTACATCGATGATATTACTCAAGGCCACTTTTCTTATCCAATTTGCAAGCCTATGCAATTGGGATTGACCAATGCAAATGCCCATCATCCTCACCACCATCACAATAAGACCTTAGGAGACTTGATACACCATAcccatcatcaattgaaattcctTGCTAATTCAACAGAAAAATATGATTTCGAATCCAAGGAATTGCAAAAGCTGCATGATTTGTATGATGAGTTGCcactttggaaaaaaatcaagttgcattttcaaatcaaagctCACAACAAGGGTTTGCAATATTTCGAACGTAACTTTTTACACTCAAAGGGTTTACATAAGAGACCATGGTTTAAACATATCGTTTTTGCCAGTGGTAGATTTACTGGATATGCTGGACAAAACTTGCCAGGGTTGAATGAAGCCATTGAAGACGGCGATTTCGATAGATTTGTCGATTGGttacaaatttttgaaagtaCTGTTTCTAGAGTAGCAAACATTTTGTTACATTGA
- a CDS encoding Far1 protein (involved in regulation of mating): protein MSNKKSSIVSKLKNTPFREISSLQNVNEGNGKKSVKNVFSVTPELEQAHVFSSTKRSPLAHFTTKNQSLSKVETTSTSASSQIKTFDNHFSAEPPKSLKRYKGQVCCICRDPLRLALPGQVILLLSCEHLCHKNCFLTLLDLQDRKRLPICDICKVPTNVADEDVYLDMINAITTVEESNVDSGTTNEEEVDFTMDVSTPVLSQNISEPWVNTPTDQLLNDQLNTPSTSRHGIDYESLLYNPNITCMSDIHPIRLNESHEINCVINIKPPAIYNDSNSQFIPSELKLKWEVSSYISQQLGLNREMGELIIFDKMKISIDGEEWDDSCIYLFSKYLLVYNGEALAGMISVLDDLCLASLTGGVLNLNLTESTLPELYLYNQFSQTITEKWEYVLCKLMDRKQPIINLFQFTSTCWLDLQYGVDVPSNLIRFNNLLLQGGELPSSYIIKILPCPQPLAMNLIVAVPLFNKTKLCNTEYLHLLQKLLHRIRSTLNATDKLAIIFLGVDCLHRPKASGTFVGCVEASWDGWDDLINDMSIVPNIFKNNFQELNIAFQKCADLYPFIPIQGNSINKFLLLNWGDYKDDGQSHSIFNMNKIKRVSLTIIRVGSHLDILEDVEALSKFEYGNDPVLRFETPEKLITSVEPLMSRIQSICLPYLSVEVKTEINATITSMESFGSVEQTNIQSQKICFRGVVPSEERNFLLTIKLYQIPQDFEKVPILKYTARWRGDKSIQRIVYAKLGVIRPPITPTENDTIFFSEATNAGSFEKDHPNRTYYLDILLLPLLSPSGNASFAKRRAELLIVQYLRQAIAEKDSSTLKAAVSVVYRLLKCISPDFEGEIVSQRAQLDSNAKDLSILDLMAMTRSGNLENQRYVYLLVGQLEQIIPLFDIDPTNAVDRCFDLVYSLV from the coding sequence ATGTCAAACAAAAAGTCATCGATTGTCAGTAAGTTGAAAAACACTCCATTCAGAGAAATCAGCCTGTTGCAGAATGTTAATGAGGGCAACGGAAAAAAGAGTGTCAAAAATGTGTTTTCCGTAACTCCAGAACTAGAACAAGCTCATGTTTTCAGTTCTACCAAGAGGTCGCCACTAGCTCATTTTACGACAAAAAATCAACTGCTTTCTAAAGTtgaaacaacttcaacGTCAGCGTCATCTCAAATAAAAACGTTTGACAATCATTTTTCAGCAGAACCACCAAAATCATTAAAACGTTATAAAGGGCAAGTCTGTTGCATTTGTAGGGACCCCTTACGGCTTGCACTACCGGGGCAAGTAATTTTACTACTCCTGTGTGAACATTTGTGTCACAagaattgttttttgaCGTTACTAGACCTACAGGATAGAAAAAGGTTACCTATTTGCGACATATGCAAGGTTCCCACTAATGTagctgatgaagatgtcTACCTAGATATGATCAACGCTATTACAACAGTTGAGGAGTCAAACGTAGATAGCGGTACAACgaatgaagaagaagttgattttaCTATGGATGTTTCCACTCCTGTGTTACTGCAAAATATTTCAGAGCCTTGGGTTAACACACCCACAGACCAATTATTGAATGACCAACTTAATACCCCATCCACATCAAGGCATGGAATCGATTACGAGTCATTACTTTACAACCCCAACATAACCTGTATGAGCGACATTCACCCCATCAGACTTAATGAGAGCCATGAGATCAACTGTGTAATAAATATCAAACCACCAGCTATTTACAACGACTCCAACCTGCAATTCATTCCTTCCGAGTTGAAACTAAAATGGGAAGTTTCAAGTTATATTAGTCAACAATTGGGCTTAAATAGAGAGATGGGGGAATTGATTATTTTTGACAAGATGAAGATCAGCATTGACGGGGAAGAGTGGGATGACTCTTGCATTTATTTGTTTAGTAAGTATTTGTTAGTGTATAACGGTGAAGCCCTAGCAGGCATGATTTCAGTTTTAGATGATTTGTGCTTGGCCAGCCTAACTGGCGGagtattgaatttgaacttGACCGAGAGTACGTTGCCAGAGTTGTACCTCTATAATCAATTCAGTCAAACCATAACAGAAAAATGGGAGTATGTTTTATGCAAATTGATGGATCGTAAACAACCAATTATaaacttgtttcaatttaccAGCACCTGTTGGTTGGACCTTCAATACGGCGTTGATGTTCCACTGAACTTGATACGTTTCAACAACCTCCTCTTACAAGGAGGAGAGTTGCCTAGCTCGTATATAATAAAAATATTACCTTGTCCTCAGCCACTTGCAATGAACCTTATTGTTGCTGTTCCgttattcaacaaaacaaagttgTGCAACACTGAGTATCTtcatttgttgcaaaaattaCTTCACAGAATCCGCTCCACCTTAAATGCTACCGATAAATTAGCGATTATATTCCTCGGAGTGGACTGTTTGCACAGACCTAAGGCAAGTGGAACCTTTGTGGGGTGTGTCGAAGCCTCGTGGGATGGTTGGGACGATTTAATAAATGATATGAGTATTGTCCCAAATATATTCAAGAATAATTTTCAAGAGTTAAATATTGCTTTCCAAAAGTGTGCTGATTTATATCCATTCATCCCGATTCAAGGGAAttccatcaacaaatttcttCTACTAAACTGGGGAGACTATAAAGATGATGGTCAGCTGCATTCAATATTTAATatgaacaagatcaaaaggGTTTCGTTGACTATAATAAGAGTTGGTTCACATTTGGACATTTTGGAAGACGTTGAAGCCCTCTCCAAATTTGAGTATGGAAATGATCCAGTACTACGGTTTGAAACTCCTGAGAAACTAATTACTTCGGTTGAACCATTGATGAGCCGGATACAAAGCATTTGCTTACCCTATTTGCTGGTTGAAGTAAAAACCGAGATTAACGCCACAATTACATCTATGGAACTGTTTGGTTCAGTTGAGCAAACAAATATCCAGTCTCAAAAAATTTGCTTTCGAGGGGTAGTCCCATCTGAAGAAAGAAACTTTCTCCTCACAATCAAATTATACCAGATCCCTCAGGATTTCGAAAAGGTTCCAATACTTAAATATACAGCAAGGTGGCGTGGCGACAAATCCATACAAAGAATAGTGTATGCTAAGCTTGGTGTGATTAGGCCCCCAATAACACCTACCGAAAATGATACTATATTCTTCAGTGAAGCCACAAATGCGGgctcttttgaaaaagatcaTCCCAACAGAACCTATTATTTGGATATACTTCTTTTACCACTCTTATCACCAAGCGGAAATGCCTCATTTGCAAAGCGACGTGCAGAATTACTAATAGTTCAGTACTTGCGCCAAGCAATTGCGGAAAAGGATTCTTCAACGTTGAAGGCAGCTGTTTCAGTGGTTTATAGACTATTAAAATGTATCTCTCCAGATTTTGAAGGTGAGATTGTTTCGCAAAGAGCACAGCTTGACTCAAATGCCAAGGATCTCAGTATTTTGGACTTGATGGCAATGACGAGGTCAGGTAATTTGGAAAACCAAAGATATGTGTATTTACTAGTTGGCcaacttgaacaaattattcctttatttgatattgaccCAACCAATGCTGTGGACAGATGCTTCGATTTGGTTTATAGTTTAGTTTGA
- a CDS encoding Fwp1 adhesin-like cell wall protein: protein MSIQISPFQIGSALLSFSLVGLTQGANLGGLDGNQQSNANTQETTAGTKTNSEQTQQSQQSQQTQQSQQTQQSAAYNAATPVTENESTTVWWTPSTTVQTSIATTDSQTSGKTQSSKTAEVSGSNSATYNQWGFTGSQSVWSDTTLTSSNLENSDSSSLSGSSSTTHSVNSTSNGMRSHMFQEKDLGWKKMVLITGVLGISIVFNVL from the coding sequence ATGTCTATTCAAATAAGTCCATTCCAAATAGGCTCTGCtttgttgagtttttcACTCGTCGGTTTAACCCAAGGCGCTAATTTAGGTGGATTAGATGGAAATCAGCAGAGCAATGCCAACACCCAAGAAACAACTGCAggaacaaaaacaaatagTGAGCAAACTCAACAATCGCAACAATCGcaacaaactcaacaatcgcaacaaactcaacaaagTGCCGCATACAACGCGGCCACTCCGGTAACTGAAAACGAGTCTACAACAGTTTGGTGGACTCCATCAACCACGGTACAAACCTCCATTGCAACTACTGACTCACAGACTTCTGGTAAAACTCAATCCAGCAAAACTGCCGAAGTATCAGGTTCAAACTCAGCTACATACAACCAATGGGGTTTCACTGGGAGCCAGTCCGTTTGGAGCGACACTACATtgacttcatcaaatttagAGAACAGCGACTCTAGCTCTTTATCTGGCTCCAGTTCGACTACACATAGTGTAAATAGTACATCAAATGGAATGAGACTGCATATGTTTCAGGAGAAGGATCTCGGGTGGAAAAAAATGGTGTTGATTACCGGTGTTTTGGGAATTAGTATAGTGTTTAATGTTTTATAG
- a CDS encoding Yml6 mitochondrial ribosomal protein has protein sequence MFKQSIRKLATEATASSSHAPTTSTTLHITQPPKYTLAQLRTFPNLQPTTFIPLPTSFFNTHSPTRRDLLWSAAVFEADRARVGSNYVTLKSDSPYSNRKLRPQKGSGRARLGDANSPHMDNEIKAHAIKGPHDWSTDLPAKIYAKAVQTALTSQYKQGNLFVIENECDFGQASVEITQSFVSSHKLNQLNILFITEENRNKLNSSLNQFFLNEKELKKLSRRERAKAVAKVKGKVIKKEDVEVRDILKANRVFVELPALQWLISKYSI, from the coding sequence ATGTTCAAACAATCTATACGGAAGCTAGCAACTGAAGCTACCGCACTGCTGCTGCATGCACCCACAACTTCGACCACCTTGCATATCACCCAACCACCTAAATATACACTTGCTCAATTACGTACATTCCCTAACCTACAACCAACCACATTCATCCCTCTCCCCACATCATTCTTTAACACCCATTCACCAACAAGACGAGACTTGCTATGGAGTGCTGCTGTTTTTGAAGCAGATCGTGCTCGTGTTGGATCCAACTATGTTACATTGAAATCAGATTCCCCATACTCAAATCGTAAATTACGTCCACAGAAAGGATCAGGTAGAGCTCGTCTAGGTGATGCCAACTCACCACATATGGATAATGAGATTAAAGCACATGCAATAAAGGGACCACATGATTGGAGTACCGACTTGCCAGCAAAGATTTACGCCAAAGCGGTTCAAACTGCATTAACCTCACAATATAAACAGGGGAACTTGTTTGTCATTGAAAACGAATGTGATTTCGGCCAAGCTAGTGTTGAAATAACGCAAAGTTTTGTTTCTAGTCATAAattgaaccaattgaatatattgtTCATCACTGAAGAAAATAGAAATAAGTTAAATTCCAGTTTGAACCAGTTTTTCTTAAATGAGaaagagttgaagaagttgagCAGAAGGGAGAGAGCTAAGGCCGTTGCGAAGGTTAAAGGTAAAGTTATCAAAAAGGAGGATGTTGAAGTTAGAGACATTTTGAAAGCCAATCGTGTTTTTGTGGAATTGCCAGCTTTGCAATGGCTAATAAGTAAATATAGCATATGA
- a CDS encoding Rps18 predicted ribosomal protein, which produces MPLVVQEQGSFQHILRLLNTNIDGRIKIMYALTKIRGVGRRYSNLVCKKADVDLHKRAGELTQEELERIVTIMQNPTNYKIPAWFLNRQKDQVDGKDYHVLANNLESKLRDDLERLKKIRAHRGIRHFWGLKVRGQHTKTTSRGR; this is translated from the exons ATGCCATTAGTTGTCCAAGAACAAGGTTCATTCCAACACATTTTACG TTTGTTGAACACCAACATTGATGGTAGAATCAAGATCATGTACGCCTTGACCAAGATCAGAGGTGTCGGAAGAAGATACTCCAACTTGGTTTGTAAAAAAGCCGATGTTGATTTACACAAGAGAGCTGGTGAATTGACtcaagaagaattggagaGAATTGTCACCATTATGCAAAACCCAACCAACTATAAGATTCCAGCTTGGTTCTTGAACAGACAAAAGGATCAAGTTGATGGTAAAGATTACCATGTCTTGGCTAACAATTTGgaatccaaattgagagacgatttggaaagattgaagaagattaGAGCACACAGAGGTATTAGACACTTCTGGGGATTGAAGGTTAGAGGTCAACACACCAAGACTACCTCAAGAGGTCGTTAA